The genome window GACTGTGCAGTCAACATCTTGCTTTGATTATAAAAGAGGTTTGACTTGTTTACAGTGAGTGGGTGTCTAGGTGGAGCCATGTTCTAGCTTCCAACTTGTCATCAGAGCTTCAAAATACCTTAGGAAGAAAACAAATAGTTGGGTAGAAAATGCAAAAGTATTGCCGTTTACTGGGGGTGTCGTGCCGCCATTCTCACTACTTGCAGTCTCTGAATGCATTTAACCATAAACATGAAATAAGCTATGTGGATCATACAAGTTCTTCTGTTTTATTAGTGTATTGTTTGGCACTCTTAAGCAATAGACAAGAGTTGAGTTgatgttttaaaacaatattccGCACCTCAGTTATAACACCCAAATCAATTCCTGTATCTGCATGTCCTAACCTACATTTATGTCGCAGGCTTCAGCTAATGTGGCCATCCCCAAGGAACATCATCGCTTTGTCATCGGCAAAAATGGGGAGAAGCTGCAAGAGCTTGAGCTCAAGACTGCCACCAAGATCCAGATCCCGAGACCAGACGACCCCAGCAATCTCATCAAGATATCTGGCACCAAGGAGGGCTTGGAAAAAGCCAAGCATGAGATCCTTCTCATTTCTGCTGAGCAGGTAAAGAACAGGGCTCGAAATTAACGCTTGCTCAGGGGAACCTATCTCTGGGTTTGAGCCAGTAAATTTTTTCATCCAGTTGGCAAATGAATTATAGGCAATATCCCTAAGCATGCTCTTTACCTGACTCATAAACAACCTGTCAAATCGTGAGTGACGCAGAAAAAGCTGATCATTTAACAGGTGTAAGGTTCAGTTTGCAATCAATGTGCAACAAAAACAATGTGCAAATGGTGACATactgttatgtaaaaaaatatacatattttatcaCATAAAACTAAAGCATGTAAACGGCCACACTACTTGTTCAGATGTATAGCCGAAGTTTAGCCAAAAATTGACCAGTGCAGAAGTCTGTAAACGCTACATTTGTTTTACCATCTAAAATACTTGAAGTGTAAAGTGTGTTCAATTGTTGATGGCCAGCCATCAAGCTGTAGAGCTTCTTCTAAACAATGAAACCCCCAAAAGTGTTTCAGTACAGAACAATAAAGAAGTGTTTTTAGTCTTTTAAACCTTATATTTTTCCAGATTAAAGGtggcaaccttttttttttttttttttttttttttttttttttgcttgtctgttgctggtgcaaaaaaaaaaaaaatccttggtTGATTTGTTGCAAAAACCAAATTATTGCAGTAAATCCTGCTGCTGCTGGCTATCATTGTTTGGGTGGCATTTTTGATTTGTACACTAGTCACTCTTTGCAGGACAAACGTGCAGTGGAAAGGCTGAACATCGATAAAGTGTACCACCCCTTTATTACTGGTGCCTACAATAAGCTGGTGGGAGAAATGATGCAGGAAACTGGAGCCCGCATCAACATCCCACCACCCAGCGTTAACAAAACTGAGATTGTCATCACTGGGGAGAAAGAGCAGGTTGCTGTTGCAATGGCCATGATCAAAAAGGTCTATGAAGAAAAGGTAAGCTTTTCTCAGGAAACAGAATTACTATCTAGTTATTAAGTAATGCATGTCTGTGTGATGGCAAACATCATCCATCTAATAGTTTTCCGTCATAATAGTTTCAATAGTGCTAAATATGCATCCAGGATGCTTATTATTTCTAGCATTTGCCATTGGGTAGCATGGCATAATGCCTTTACAGTGTGAGTGAGCTAAAACGTCCAGGTAGGGCTAAAAATCATGCAGACGTCCTGATTAATATCTCTGCCTAGAATTGCTTCTCTACATAAAGATGTTTACTAGAAGCAAGCTAGTATGGTGGCTGccaacaaataattttattgattttgtttatcTACAGATCCTTATGTATCTTTCAAATCTTTTTGTTGGAACATAGGCCAGATGGCTTCTTAAGCAGTGCTGTTTTATTCTTGTAAAATTTGTATAATGtgtggttttaattttattattttttaaatacataatatatttatatacagtattggtaTTCTATCCATCTctcatataattattttttttctaaaccatCTTTTGCTTCTTTCAGAAAAGAAATGTCACCACTATCGCAGTGGAAGTAAAAAAATCTCAGCACAAGTATGTGATTGGGCCTAAGGGCAACACCCTGCAGGAGATTCTGGACAGGACTGGCGTCTCGGTCGAGATCCCACCCCCTGACAGCAGCTCAGAGACTGTCATCTTGCGTGGGGAGCCAGACCGGCTGGGCCAGGCGCTCACTGAAGTGTACGCTAAGGTAAGTTTTGCATTTGTCTCTAGAGTTGTCCAaatacttagtttttttttttttttttttattaaaaaatatgtacaaattATAAACCAGAGGTACATAAATATTTCGGACTTGTATCTTTTTGTACGTTCATAATCCAGGCCAACAGCTATACGGTGTCCCATGTATCAGCTCCTTCTTGGCTTCATCGGTTCATTATTGGGAAGAAGGGACAAAATCTGGCAAAGATCACTCAGCAAATGCCTAAGgtattattacagttttttttttttttgtgtggtaaTAGTGAAGACATTCAGTCCTGTTATTGAATGCATGTTCTGTTATTAAATGCAGGTGCACATTGAGTTCACTGAGGGTGAGGATAAAATCACTCTTGAAGGACCTACCAAAGACATCCAGATAGTGCAGAGTCAGATTGAAGCCATTGTGACGGACCTGGTAGGAACGGACATTGATCATTTCATGATGGCAGGTTACCAACGGTCAAGTGGAGTACATGGTTTAATGTTCTTTGTGTTTGTAGGTTAGCCGTATGGATTATGCAGAGATCAGCGTGGACCCAAAATTCCACAGGCATTTGATAGGGAAAGGCGGTGCCAACAGTGAGTGTTACATATTGAACTATTTCTAAAGCTGATGTTTCGTATGAATTAGAAGTCTTCAATGACTAGAATCCTGTCAAACCcaacaaaaaaagttgacaCAGTGGGTAGTTTTTAGCATTCTGGTGGCTTTCACTCTTTTTCATGTGCATCCAGTAAATGTTTTATcctggtcagagtcagtctgggttaaattacttgtttgttttgcaaaacAGGACCGTGTAATTTATAAGAAAATGGGTCAATACCGACAAAATAATTGCATAATGGGAATTGCTCATCATTCTGTCAGTAGTCGGTGAGGGTGGgattaaagaaaaatgttctAGTCATTATTGATTTGCTATTTGTTAGTGTTTCATGTTGTTCTTGCCTTCTAGTCAACCGCATTAAGGACCAGTATAAAGTCTCGGTGCGTATTCCACCGGACAACGAGAAGAGCAACCTGATCCGTATTGAGGGCGACCCCCAGGGCGTTAAAGAGGCCAAGAAGGAGCTGCTGGAGCTGGCGTCACGCATGGTGAGAGAACCTTACCTTACCATGTCATGCATTAGGTTTCTTATTAGGTAGTCTAATGAGTCTGCTTGTTTTTAAAACTCGTTGACTTGGTCAGGAATGAGGAAggtgttattttttaattgtggtGCACTGTTCACACTGTAATCCCAGAAGGGCTTCTATGAAATGCCTTTGGGCCCTGAGGAGAGGTTGCTTGGCAACAGGTAGCTCAGGAGTTCCTTAAAGCTGCTTGTGTTCCACAGGAGAACGAGCGTACAAAGGACATGATCATTGAACAGCGTTTTCACCGAGCCATCATTGGGCAGAAAGGAGAGAAAATCAAGGAGATTCGTGACAAGTTTCCTGAAGCaagttcctttaaaaaaaaaaattcttccttCTGTTTATGTTCACATGTTAAAGGTATTGTGCATGTGTGCTGCTGGTCTAAAATATTGTCACATTTTCTCCAGGTCATCATTAATTTTCCAGACCCTTCACATAAGAGTGACATTGTACAGCTCAGAGGTCCTCGGACTGAAGTGGAGAAATGCACAAAATTTATGCAGAAGATGGTGGCTGAAATGGTAAGCAGTAGCGCATTTCAACTGATTTGGTAGCTGATGGTGGTAAAAGTTCATTGTTGAATGCATCAGGGGCCAGAAAATGGCCTAAATACaaaattctttctttatttttttcctctcaggTGGAGAACAGCCATTCTGTTTCAGTCCCCATCTTCAAACAATTCCACAAGAACATTATTGGGAAAGGAGGTGCAAATATTAAGAAGGTGTGTGAGAAATGCAAAAAGGAGAAACTTTTAGGGTGTTGCATAGTTTTTGTTCTATGCTACTCGTACCTCCCCTTCCACCCCATAAGATGTGAGTGGTCAGTGATCATGTCATAACATGCTCTTCCCTTTTCCTCAGATTCGTGAAGAGACAAACACTAAAATTGACCTGCCTGCTGAGAATAGCAACTCTGAGATGATTGTCATCACTGGGAAGAAGGCAAACTGTGAGGCAGCAAGAAACAGGATTCTGGCTATCCAGAAGGAACTGGTAAAGTCTTCACTGGAACTCCAGTATAACcaaagttaaaataattaaatgctgTATCTCATTTGCCTTTTTGTTAATTCTGTTTTAGGCAAACATTACAGAAGTGGAGGTGTCAATTCCATCGAAGCTCCACAACTCCCTGATTGGCTCTAAAGGACGCTTTGTGCGTTCCATCATGGAGGAGTGTGGTGGCGTGCACATCCATTTCCCCACCGAGGGCTCTGGCATTGACGCTGTGACAATCAGGGGCCCGGCTGAGGAAGTGGAGAAGGCTAAAAAACAGCTGCTGTCCCTGGCTGAAGAGAAGGTAGAGGCTTTTGCAGGAATTTTCTGaagaaataataatcaatttattattaatctttcTAGCAGCACTGACTACAAATATTCAATTTATAGCAAACTAAAAGCCACACAGCTGAGCTCCGTGCCAAGCCTGAGTACCACAAATTCCTTATTGGGAAAGGAGGTGGAAACATTCGTAAGGTGCGCGACAGTACTGGTGCCAGGATCATTTTCCCTACACCAGAGGATAAAGACCAGGAACTGATCACTGTTATCGGCACTGAGGAAGCTGTTGCAGAAGCGCAGAAAGAACTTGAGGCCCTCATCAAGAGCTTGGTAAACTACATTTATCTGTTTTAATCTTATCAAAAAGAGGTTTTAAAAATAGatggttatttttttacatgttggACATCCCTGAAAAGTCGGAGTCTTTTTATATGGTTGCTGTAGCTTTCAACTGATCTGTAGGAGTGAGGGAGCATTGAACTTGACGTAAATCAGGAGACCTTGAGTTACTTAATGCTTGCCACTGTTGCTGGCATAGATTCAATCGTGTCTCTGGGTGACAGAGCTTGCTGCAGTTATTACTAATGCAGGGTTGCCATAGTGAGAGCATGTGTTTCACTTATTCAAGTAGTACCCTAATAAGCTGGTTGAACGGACTgccatttattttctgtttcagGATAACGTGGTGGAGGATTTCATGAATGTGGATCCCAAGCACCACCGTTTCTTTGTGGCACGTCGTGGCCAGGTTCTGAGGGAGATCGCAGATGAGTATGGGGGTGTGATGGTTAGCTTTCCCCGTACTGGCTCTCAGAGTGACAAGGTCACGCTCAAAGGGGCCAAAGATTGTGTGGAAGCTGCCAAAAAGCGCATGCAGGAGATCATCGAAGATTTGGTAAATATCAACAGGCTTGAACATATTTGTGTTTTGCATGGTTGTTCCAGAGGGCTTATAGTATAACGTGCCCTCCCACCTCTATCTGTCTCTATGGACTCGGGTTGTTTTCTCTCAAGAACAAGTTATTCCCAAGCACATTCTAACTAAAGATCCAGCAATCGAGTCCTATAAGTGCTTCCTTTTCAAACATTTGCCTACACCATGTCAAGCAACTTCTTAAATAGTGTATACTAATCGAATTAGGAAACTTCCTATAGCCCTCCACTGGAACGATAGAGAATGTTAGACACTAACATGAGCTGTGCAAGTTACAGCATTTATAACATTAACCATAACATTTTCTCTACAGGATGCCCAGGTTACCATGGAGTGTGTGATTCCCCAGAAATTCCATCGTTCCATTATGGGACCTAAAGGTGCTCGCATTCAACAGATCACCAGAGATCACAATGTCCAGATAAAGTTTCCAGAGCGGGAGGATGCACAAGGTGAGCACTAACTGCTGAGCAGGTGTATGATGTAAATTTCATAGTCATTTAGTTATTGTTCAGTTTGTACTTAACTCGTCAGATTTATCTGTATGTGCGATATAAAAGTACTCCATCcccctttttttaatcaattatgcGGTTTGTAATATTTACACTTGCCTGCTTTTGGTCAGCTTCTCAGGCTGAGGCCCAAGTACAAGAGAATGGAGAGGCAAATGGAGAGGTTAAGGAGATTGCTGACCCCACGGTCCCGAAGAAGTGTGATGTGATTGTCCTTTCTGGTCGTAAAGAGAGATGTGAGGCTGCCGTGGAAGCACTGAAGGTCTCTTTGAATTTTTAGGACTCTCCAATTATGTTTCAAACAAAAATTTTGGCAGAAGTCTAATTTATTTGCTTTCTTTAGGCTCTGGTTCCTGTGACCATTGAAGTGGAAGTGCCTTTTGAGCTTCATCGCTACATCATTGGGCAGAAGGGAAGTGGCATTCGCAAAATGATGGATGAATTTGAGGtcagttctttaaatctttttagcCTTTGTAGTGCCCATTGCATGTGTTGATGATTAAACGTTCTGCAGATCAGGAAATGTGTCAGTAAGACTGTGTTCCAGGAGTAGTGGTTTGAATTGAATGAAAAATTCAATCTGTAAATTGAAAATTTACAAAAACTGTATCTGATATGAGTTTTTAAgtgttgtgcttttttttttttttttttttggtgcactTCCAGGTCAATATTCAAGTGCCTGCTCCTGAGCTGCAGTCCGACATGATTTGCATTACAGGCCTTGCCACTCATCTGGACCGTGCTAAAGAAGGGCTTCTTGAGCGCGTCAAAGAGCTGCAGGCTGAACAGGAGGATCGGGTAAGAATAGCACTTCCAGagtttgatataattttttttaagtcgtTGTTGCCTCATGCCAAGGAAGAATTATTTGGAAttggaaaattatttttaaagcatgcaCTTGAGCAAAGGCAATTTTATGAACCATTCACAAACATTTGCAAAAGACTTGACCTTAATTATCAAAATGCTTCATGGTTTAAGTGCTAGCATTTATGCTACCTTGAGTAGCATAAATACTAGATCATACTCAAGTTATGAGAAGCCAAATGCACAAGTTCTAACTAAGAAAAAGTTCTAACTGAGAATGATGTTGAGAATGAGTGTTTTTCTCTTGTTCCTGAATGATTGTGGCCTTTTAATGTGTTCTCTTCAACAGGCTCTCAGGAGCTTTAAGTTGACCATCACTGTGGAACCCAAATATCACCCCAAGATCATTGGTCGCAAGGGTGCCATTATCACCCAGATCCGTACTGACCATGACGTCAACATCCAGTTCCCAGAAAAAAATGATGAGAACCAGGTAATGCTTGTCAGCTACTATATGTGAAGGATGTTGGAGACCTCCTAAGAATACGTCTTAAATTGCTTGGTGTGCTCATTTTGCATAATTTCTCATTGTGTTAAGGATCAGATCACCATCACAGGTTATGAGCAGAATGCTATAGCAGCACGCAACGCTATTCAAGCCATTGTTGATGAGCTCGAAGAGATGATATCTGAAGACATAACCTTGGACAGTAGAGTTCATGCTCGCATCATTGGTGCTCGTGGAAAGGGCATCCGCAAAATCATGGATGAGTTTAAGGTGAGAGCGGGTTTTTGCAAATGTTCACAGTATATCTAACGTTATAAAAGGAAGAGCAAGGAATTCATTTTTAACTTAATGAAAATTCTGTTCATTAAAGCCAGTTAGTGTTCATTTTCTCATTGGAACAGCTTAACTACATGAAGCGTCTTTAGTTCATCACACCATGTTTGCTATCTCTAAAGGCTGGGgcacattttaacataaaatatttctGTCCAGGTTGATCTTCGGTTTCCTCAGAGTGGAGCTGCAGATCCTAATTTGGTTACTGTAACTGGTCGTCCAGAAATGGTCGATGAGGCCATTGATCACCTCCTGAACTTGGAAGAAGAATATGTAAGTAAACTTTCAACTGccttaaatcatttaaaactcTAATTGGTTGTCACTGCACTTCTGGCTTCATCCCATAAACCCCATAAAGGCCAGTTCAAAGCAAAGTGCAATGACTTATTATATACCTGATTTTTGTAATGTACCTAACTGTGCAAATCCacactttctttatttttttcttacccaAAAGATGgctgatgtggtggaaaatgaGGCCAAGATGGCCTACATGAAGCCATCTGGAACTGCAGCAGCCAACGCAGAGGAGCCTCGTGGGCCCTCCAAGGGCTTTGTGGTGAGGGAGGCACCCTGGGCTACCAGCAGTGAGAAGGTGAACCTAAGGGCATTTTACATGGCTTCAGTTGTCCCTTTCTGGAGTACTGTTCTTGTTGGGCTAAGAATCTGCTAAGTTATGATACACCTGAAAGAcctaaacattttacaaatgaaTGCTGGTGCAATTGTGTAAATGTCTTTCTGTCTTCATTGGTCAGTAGCATGTCTTTGACCATGCTAACTTTAGATAAAATCTAAAGCTGTAATATGCATGCTataatttgctgtttttttttcctttgcttgTTCAGGCCCCTGATATGAGTAGCTCTGAGGACTTTCCCAGCTTCGGTGCTCCTGTGGCTGCTGCCAAAGCTTCTCCATGGGGACCAAAGCGTTTTTGAAGTGACCTGCGGTCGATGGTCGTCTCCCCCTGACCCATTCTGCCCTTCAACTTTGACCCTTTGGATGTCCACCTATTGACATGACCCATATCCCTCCCTTTCTGATCCCCAACCAAAAATCAATTGTGCTGCACATGGGTGTGCATTATTTTCTTAAGATGACCTCTAAAATTTCTCCCAGGTCCACAAAACTAAGGCGACAAAAAAGCATTCTTTGACGACAAAAAGCAGGAGTTTCATTGTTCTCTTTTTGGtttagtgtgtttttaattCTTGTCTGCCTCTGTAGCTTTACGCAACGGTTTGAAAATTTCGTCTGATTAACTTGATTGCTTTCAGACCATTGCGTGATGGTGACAGTGATTCAGGTCTAAACAGTACAAACCTGTTAACTGTACACTTAAGTGTTCAGGTTTGATTTAAGCTGCTTTGTTTTAGTTGCCTTTGCAGTGGGGGTGgggtaaaacatactgtatacctcTCAAGATGCTTCAGACTGAAGTCACTCATGAACATGTCTCTCCCCAATGTAACGGTGTATTGTACTCATGTTGCAAACATTTCCGTGGTCTTCCCCTTGTCATGTCTCTTCCCTTTATAACTTTCATGAATCTGGGCAGGAAATCAGTGTCAGCACAGCCTTAGAAACTCCAATAGATAAATTATGTTCACTACAGAATTCTCAACCAAACTGccagcttattttaaagtgctAAGGATGTGTAGTCTCCTGTGATAGTAGTTCTCTGACTGCGAGGTCCACACTAAATGAGTTAAATGTCTATGCTCTCCCTTTTGATATTCACAATCCTggttatgaaagaaaaaaaaaaatctgatcatgGTTGGAAGGGGATGAAGCGTACCATTTTGTGCCAATAAATTGTCAAGTACTGTCATGTGTTGCTCATCTTTGCTCCTGGGTCAGTGTTTTagtcctcctttttttttttttttccgtcttCCAGATGCTATGCGGGTTTGATCTGAATCCATAGCAATGGCCCTCTTGATAGCCTTATATGAATTATGCAAACGTGTACACAAGAATGGATAACACTGGAAATGAAATTAtccaaaaaaagcaaataaaaatggaaCACCTGAAGAGCTtgcctttttgtttatttcaaacACTAACCagtttttacatattacattttagtgaaatatattatataattggTGCATTAGTTTTTACTAAAAAACTCAATGGAAAGATTGTGAACGCAGCTGGTAGgtaaacattatttttcaacTAAGTAAAGGTCATGTAAGGTTGAGATCttgaaaatgaaatgtttataaCCAAGTTGTTAAAAATGGATTGTGAGAACAGGATTGGTAATTTGGAAGGTGCAAGTGTTCAGTGCAGGCAGGTGTTCTCAAATATTTACCAAATGCTTTTAAGAGAATGCTGCTTTTACTTGCAGTACAAAAGGTAATAAAGATAATATAACAGGAATATAAACATTCTTATAACTACCAAATGAcacttaaatgttaaaataatgtttgaTTTCTTTACtgaaaaatacttattttacaacagcacatttttattaatggccTGAATAACACTGCACCCTTACTAAGTTATGTCTGTGCAAACTGTGTGTATATTTTAGACtttattgtaaagaaaaaaaaattatatcagtgTGATCTGAAAAACAATCAATATTGTGACATCTGACCAAGTGAAAGGCAAGAAAATACTTAACAAAATACTTCTGACAGGCCCAAAGGATctcctgttaaaaataaaagtttacgGTATTATTTAGGATCTGCTTCTGTCATCAAGGCGGGACTGGCACACAATTTCAGGCCGGGAAATTCTACACCAACCCAGGCCATCCTTTGCACCCAAAAAACTTAAGAAACCACAGACAGTCTTATTTTTCCTCTCTATACAGCTctgacagtttaaaaaaatatgtttttcttctaTCAGGTGCATGTAGtggtgagatgaacagttttttttaactgctgacaatatttctcccTGTCTGATTCTGATGTGTGATCACGGCACCAGAGCTAGTGCTAGACTTACTGTCTAGTTAAGACCAAGTGGAGAGCTTAATTTGAAAataagaggggggaaaaagttttaaacctcAAATaagcagacataaaaaaaataataattagaacaaTACTGACTACATaaggaaaaattatttttagaaaaatcaaagcaaaataaGACTTTGACTCATTTTTGTCCATGTCTACACTATAGCTCCTGCCTACCTGCTCCCTTCCtacctatataaaaaaaagtgatatgaAGATGATAATTTGGGTCATCTAATTGTTAGTTATTCAACTCTTCTGCCTTTTACGTCGTATACGTTAATGTTACATATCTACTGTGATTATTGGTAAGATaaacaaacaatgaaaaaaaacggGATAAGTTTagatggcccgtacggggatcgaacccgcgaccttggcgttattagcaccacgctctaaccaacTGAGCTAACCGGCCCATAGATTGTGCTTTGCGTAGGATTATATTACCATCACTTACATAATTAGTCATGTAATTGCAACACGACCATAAAAGATCAATaggtctcaatttaaaaagacGGTTATAAATTTACAGCCTATTAGATATTGATAGCTTTTTAAAGGAACCCATCAAGTATTTGGACAtcggctcgttggtctaggggtatgattctcgctttgggtgcgagaggtcccgggttcaaatcccggacgagccctgtaAATTTTTTGACAATTTCCTTTTTAACTCTACCGCTGAATTcatccacacatactgtaacctATTCACAAAAGACTTgatctcttcttcttctttgtctttcggctgttccctttcaggggtcgtcacagcgaatcatctgcctccatctaaccctatatcctctgcatcctcttctctctcactgcatccataaatctccactttggtcttcctctagacctcctgcctggtagttcaaacctcagcatccttctacctaTATATTTACCATCTCTCCTCTCACAAAAGACCTGATCtctattaatacaaaatgtttatttgcttTCAGGACAAAATTAGTTCTTAGGCACAGTTACGGCATGTTGTTGgagacacacatatacagtatacatcttAAATTCGGCTTGTCTTATAGTCAACCAACTAGATGTCCTATTATGCTAGATAGTTTCTGTTGCATAACATaatttatgttacatttatGTAGCACTTTGGTCTTAAGGATCGCCGTTATGTTTCACGGTGTactactgaactgtatatgttgaaataacaataaaagtctactttccttGATTTCAACTGCTTATAGAATTTTGACAGCCGAATAAACCATAACAATTTGACCTGCCACGCCCAAATCTCAAACTATTTATTT of Clarias gariepinus isolate MV-2021 ecotype Netherlands chromosome 6, CGAR_prim_01v2, whole genome shotgun sequence contains these proteins:
- the hdlbpa gene encoding high density lipoprotein binding protein a → MSSVAVLTQERFNEHRSGLLPEQGGAVVAGSSEAVDEDNLPTYKDAFPPLPEKAASPEGTMEPGNAWTSKIRPLKSSIITQVFHVPLEERKYKDMNQFGEGDQAKVCVDIMHKTGAHLELSMAKDQGLSIMVSGKLDAVMKARKEIVSRLQTQASANVAIPKEHHRFVIGKNGEKLQELELKTATKIQIPRPDDPSNLIKISGTKEGLEKAKHEILLISAEQDKRAVERLNIDKVYHPFITGAYNKLVGEMMQETGARINIPPPSVNKTEIVITGEKEQVAVAMAMIKKVYEEKKRNVTTIAVEVKKSQHKYVIGPKGNTLQEILDRTGVSVEIPPPDSSSETVILRGEPDRLGQALTEVYAKANSYTVSHVSAPSWLHRFIIGKKGQNLAKITQQMPKVHIEFTEGEDKITLEGPTKDIQIVQSQIEAIVTDLVSRMDYAEISVDPKFHRHLIGKGGANINRIKDQYKVSVRIPPDNEKSNLIRIEGDPQGVKEAKKELLELASRMENERTKDMIIEQRFHRAIIGQKGEKIKEIRDKFPEVIINFPDPSHKSDIVQLRGPRTEVEKCTKFMQKMVAEMVENSHSVSVPIFKQFHKNIIGKGGANIKKIREETNTKIDLPAENSNSEMIVITGKKANCEAARNRILAIQKELANITEVEVSIPSKLHNSLIGSKGRFVRSIMEECGGVHIHFPTEGSGIDAVTIRGPAEEVEKAKKQLLSLAEEKQTKSHTAELRAKPEYHKFLIGKGGGNIRKVRDSTGARIIFPTPEDKDQELITVIGTEEAVAEAQKELEALIKSLDNVVEDFMNVDPKHHRFFVARRGQVLREIADEYGGVMVSFPRTGSQSDKVTLKGAKDCVEAAKKRMQEIIEDLDAQVTMECVIPQKFHRSIMGPKGARIQQITRDHNVQIKFPEREDAQASQAEAQVQENGEANGEVKEIADPTVPKKCDVIVLSGRKERCEAAVEALKALVPVTIEVEVPFELHRYIIGQKGSGIRKMMDEFEVNIQVPAPELQSDMICITGLATHLDRAKEGLLERVKELQAEQEDRALRSFKLTITVEPKYHPKIIGRKGAIITQIRTDHDVNIQFPEKNDENQDQITITGYEQNAIAARNAIQAIVDELEEMISEDITLDSRVHARIIGARGKGIRKIMDEFKVDLRFPQSGAADPNLVTVTGRPEMVDEAIDHLLNLEEEYMADVVENEAKMAYMKPSGTAAANAEEPRGPSKGFVVREAPWATSSEKAPDMSSSEDFPSFGAPVAAAKASPWGPKRF